From the genome of Terriglobales bacterium, one region includes:
- a CDS encoding patatin-like phospholipase family protein: MDTQTPPTKTRKRLLSIDGGGLAGLIPAESLILIEKQLDDLTESPQPLCDRFDLIGGTSTGAILAAGLALGLSAKELRDFYLNHGREIFTRSLLPVQLWHKYPSGPLEKKLKEVLGQDTTLGSDRLRTTILIVTKNATAGSTWFFTNNRNGRFFQRDTALPLWQVVRASTAAPTYFPPQKIAIPDDTGQKQTYEFIDGGVSSYNNASFQVFLEATTPQYGFGWPTGTTNLLLLSLGTGYNPITIAEGKAADYNLLCWARYLVKELMADANLQQNMLMHLIGERPPKAQLAAAMNLSSVQAGTPSEDALNRVAAGLGTNKLLTYQRITISLTRERLETLGLGDIDPVKVRELDAADQIENLRRIGEKVAQEQVDMKTLMHFF, from the coding sequence TTGGACACACAAACTCCTCCCACAAAAACCCGCAAGCGGCTGCTGTCCATTGATGGCGGAGGCCTGGCAGGCCTGATCCCGGCTGAGTCCCTCATCCTCATCGAGAAGCAGCTCGACGACCTGACGGAAAGTCCGCAGCCGCTTTGCGATCGCTTCGATCTGATCGGCGGCACCAGCACCGGCGCCATCCTCGCTGCCGGGCTGGCTCTCGGCCTGTCTGCGAAAGAGCTGCGCGACTTCTATCTCAATCACGGCCGGGAAATCTTCACCAGGTCTCTCTTGCCGGTACAGCTCTGGCACAAATATCCCAGCGGGCCGCTGGAGAAGAAATTGAAGGAAGTCCTTGGGCAGGACACCACCCTGGGCAGCGATCGGCTGCGCACCACGATCCTGATCGTCACCAAGAACGCTACAGCCGGCAGCACTTGGTTCTTCACCAACAACCGCAACGGAAGATTCTTTCAGCGCGATACCGCGCTGCCGCTGTGGCAGGTCGTTCGCGCAAGCACAGCGGCGCCCACCTATTTCCCTCCGCAAAAAATTGCCATTCCCGACGACACCGGCCAAAAACAGACTTACGAATTCATCGACGGAGGCGTCAGCAGTTACAACAACGCCTCCTTCCAGGTTTTTCTCGAAGCGACCACTCCGCAGTACGGTTTCGGTTGGCCCACTGGCACAACCAACCTGCTGCTGTTGTCACTGGGCACGGGCTATAACCCGATCACCATTGCCGAGGGAAAAGCTGCGGATTACAACCTTCTCTGCTGGGCCAGATACCTGGTCAAAGAGTTGATGGCCGACGCAAATCTGCAGCAGAACATGCTGATGCACCTGATCGGCGAGCGGCCTCCCAAAGCGCAGCTTGCCGCAGCAATGAATCTATCCAGTGTTCAGGCGGGCACGCCCAGCGAAGATGCACTGAACCGGGTGGCCGCGGGATTGGGCACGAACAAGCTGCTCACCTACCAGCGCATTACCATCAGCCTGACACGCGAGCGGCTCGAGACGCTCGGTCTGGGCGATATCGATCCGGTCAAGGTCCGTGAGCTGGATGCCGCGGATCAGATCGAAAATCTTCGCCGAATCGGCGAGAAGGTCGCGCAGGAACAAGTGGACATGAAAACGCTCATGCATTTCTTCTAA
- a CDS encoding ABC transporter permease, which yields MLKSVFHSQLALGLAQAAVSAALVMFVMLIARRRQIRMQGHTALALLRGLIQIMAVGSILVLLMRGPRWTSIFLLAAMIAAAGATSAGRAKNIPGAFQVSTYAIACGAGSVIALMTWAGAIDTAITSLIPVGSMLIANAMNTNGLALNRFRAEVLSHVGEIETGLALGAGPQEVSLPYAQASYQASLIPAIDNMRSLGIVWVPGLMAGMVLSGAHPLYAAVYQFVVLAMILAASGLTSLISTTLIRAHAFSPAEQLILQPGPAEK from the coding sequence GTGCTTAAGAGTGTCTTCCACAGTCAACTGGCTCTGGGCCTGGCACAGGCTGCAGTATCCGCAGCGCTCGTGATGTTCGTAATGCTGATAGCGCGCAGGCGGCAAATCCGGATGCAGGGCCATACCGCGCTGGCGCTCTTGCGCGGGCTCATACAGATCATGGCGGTGGGCTCCATCCTGGTGCTGCTGATGCGTGGTCCACGCTGGACCAGCATCTTCCTGCTGGCCGCAATGATTGCCGCCGCCGGTGCAACTTCCGCCGGTCGCGCCAAGAACATCCCCGGCGCATTTCAGGTCTCGACCTATGCCATCGCCTGCGGGGCGGGGTCAGTGATCGCCTTGATGACCTGGGCCGGCGCTATCGACACCGCGATCACATCCCTGATCCCGGTCGGCAGCATGCTGATCGCTAATGCGATGAACACGAATGGCCTGGCCCTGAATCGCTTCCGCGCGGAAGTGCTCTCGCACGTAGGCGAGATCGAAACCGGGCTGGCGCTCGGCGCAGGTCCACAGGAAGTCTCGCTGCCCTATGCGCAGGCGTCCTATCAGGCCAGCCTGATTCCAGCCATCGACAACATGCGCTCGCTGGGCATCGTTTGGGTACCCGGACTGATGGCCGGCATGGTGCTCTCCGGCGCCCATCCGCTCTACGCAGCGGTCTATCAGTTCGTGGTGCTCGCCATGATCCTGGCAGCTTCTGGACTGACTTCGCTGATCAGCACGACGCTGATCCGCGCCCACGCTTTTTCGCCCGCGGAGCAGTTGATTCTGCAGCCCGGACCGGCGGAGAAATGA
- a CDS encoding ATP-binding cassette domain-containing protein: MQAADPILRAEHLTRRVGELVIVNDVSLELRRSEVLAVVGPSGSGKTSLLRLINRLDEPTSGTVFVEAKDYREIPPRELRRQVGMVTQRAFLFPGTVTDNVQYGPEQKGEELPAAEVTMLLEKVGLPGYAQRDVTHLSGGEMQRVSLARALANRPCVLLLDEPTSALDEKAKQEVETLFRDVVRQNGLAAILVTHDQAQAARLGSRIGVIEKGRLVKIGTPQEVLSA, from the coding sequence ATGCAAGCCGCGGATCCCATCCTTCGCGCCGAACATTTGACCCGGCGCGTTGGCGAACTCGTTATCGTCAATGATGTCAGCCTGGAACTCCGGCGCAGTGAAGTTCTGGCAGTAGTGGGACCCAGTGGTTCCGGTAAAACTTCGCTGCTGCGCCTGATTAATCGCCTCGATGAACCCACGTCAGGGACCGTTTTTGTCGAGGCCAAAGACTATCGGGAGATCCCGCCGCGCGAATTGCGCCGCCAAGTCGGGATGGTGACGCAGCGCGCATTTCTCTTTCCCGGCACTGTCACTGACAACGTGCAGTACGGGCCCGAGCAAAAGGGCGAGGAACTTCCGGCGGCTGAGGTCACAATGCTGCTGGAAAAAGTTGGCCTCCCCGGATACGCACAACGCGACGTCACACACTTGTCCGGAGGCGAGATGCAGCGCGTCTCGCTCGCTCGCGCGCTTGCCAACCGCCCCTGCGTGCTATTGCTGGATGAGCCCACTTCGGCTCTGGACGAGAAAGCCAAGCAAGAAGTCGAGACGCTGTTCCGGGATGTGGTCCGGCAGAACGGTCTGGCCGCGATCCTGGTTACCCACGACCAGGCGCAAGCCGCAAGGCTGGGCAGCAGGATCGGAGTGATCGAAAAAGGACGGCTGGTAAAGATTGGGACCCCACAGGAGGTACTCAGTGCTTAA
- a CDS encoding amidohydrolase family protein: MGWVTLFVAMKALLASLVLTLPLFAQTSLSPEVRAFVSLDASVIVFTGVRVVDGTGAAAREDQTVILSGGKIQTVGPTKSTDIPDGARVVDRSGYTVMPGLVGMHDHLFYPAGRRMPTYNPQLFSFPRLYLAGGVTTIRTTGSVSGVSDLSLKQQIDAGKVPGPKMYVTAPYLEGAGAYTVNMGELKDADDARRTVAFWAEKGATSFKAYMHITHDELAAAIEEAHKRGLKITGHLCSVGFREAAALGIDDLEHGLAVDTEFTPGKQRDVCPDQKPVRETLAKLDVSGPEIQQTIRELVAHKVAVTSTLSIFETFVPNRPPLDQRVLDALCPDARVDYLARRAIIGQSKDSPWPVLFPKEMQFEREFAKAGGLLLSGEDPTGYGGVIAGFGDQRQLELLVEAGFTPLEAIKIATYNGAQFLGASDQIGSIAPGKQADLLLIKGDPSRDIHDIEHIEMVFKDGIGYDPGKLIESVRGSVGMQ; encoded by the coding sequence TTGGGATGGGTTACTCTATTCGTCGCCATGAAAGCCTTGCTTGCGTCGTTAGTCCTCACCCTGCCGCTCTTTGCTCAAACCAGCCTCTCACCGGAAGTGCGCGCCTTTGTTTCGCTCGACGCGTCCGTTATTGTTTTCACCGGCGTCCGTGTTGTGGATGGCACGGGCGCTGCTGCACGCGAGGATCAGACGGTGATTCTCAGCGGCGGAAAGATTCAGACCGTCGGACCAACGAAGAGTACCGACATTCCGGATGGCGCGCGCGTCGTCGATCGCAGCGGTTACACCGTCATGCCCGGCCTCGTCGGCATGCATGACCACCTGTTCTATCCCGCGGGACGCCGCATGCCCACCTACAATCCCCAGTTGTTCAGCTTTCCGAGGCTGTATCTGGCGGGCGGAGTTACGACCATACGCACCACTGGGTCCGTGTCTGGCGTGTCCGATCTCTCTCTCAAGCAGCAGATTGATGCCGGCAAGGTTCCCGGTCCCAAAATGTACGTCACCGCTCCATACCTCGAAGGAGCCGGCGCTTACACGGTGAACATGGGGGAGCTCAAGGATGCCGACGACGCGCGCCGCACAGTCGCTTTCTGGGCGGAAAAAGGCGCGACTTCTTTCAAAGCCTACATGCACATCACGCATGACGAATTGGCTGCGGCCATCGAAGAGGCGCACAAGCGCGGTCTGAAGATTACTGGTCACCTGTGCTCGGTTGGTTTTCGCGAAGCTGCGGCCTTGGGGATCGACGATCTCGAGCATGGGCTGGCAGTCGATACGGAATTCACTCCCGGCAAGCAGCGTGATGTGTGTCCCGACCAGAAGCCGGTCCGCGAAACTCTGGCGAAACTGGATGTGAGCGGGCCGGAAATCCAGCAGACCATTCGTGAACTGGTGGCACACAAGGTTGCGGTCACCTCGACGCTATCCATCTTCGAGACGTTTGTTCCGAATCGTCCGCCGCTGGATCAGCGTGTGCTTGACGCGCTGTGCCCGGATGCGCGGGTGGACTATCTGGCGCGGCGTGCAATCATCGGGCAGAGCAAAGATTCACCCTGGCCGGTGCTCTTCCCGAAGGAAATGCAATTCGAACGCGAATTCGCGAAGGCTGGGGGGCTGCTGCTTTCCGGCGAGGATCCAACGGGCTACGGTGGGGTAATTGCCGGCTTTGGAGACCAGCGGCAGTTGGAGCTGCTGGTGGAAGCGGGATTTACTCCGTTGGAGGCGATCAAGATCGCAACGTATAACGGCGCGCAGTTTCTCGGGGCGTCAGACCAAATCGGTAGCATTGCCCCGGGTAAGCAGGCGGATCTTCTGCTGATCAAGGGCGACCCTTCGCGTGATATTCACGATATCGAGCATATCGAGATGGTGTTCAAAGATGGAATCGGATACGACCCGGGAAAACTCATCGAGTCTGTGCGCGGGTCGGTGGGGATGCAGTGA
- a CDS encoding amino acid permease: protein MARGTAINNLPRTGSQLLARKSIDKLIAESQQEGHRLKKSLGPWSLTALGIGAIIGSGIFVLTGTAAAGEHFEIPSILHAQVLDLIVNLFQHGSSAGVLMHGRPPAGPAIALSFVLVAIACSFAGLCYAELASMIPIAGSAYTYSYATLGEIFAWIIGWDLILEYAVSNVAVAVGFSGYLKAQLAAFGWVLPDKWSSAVWASGHWTGAYFNLPAFLIVMILTVLLIRGVRESAETNNVMVTIKILAIFVFLIIGGMLVRPANWHPFAPSGFAGIVTGGAIIFFTYIGFDSVSTAAEEARNPQKDIPFGIIASLVVCTILYVGVAVVLLGMMKYTTFAEGAAAEAPVAYALKQLGARPIFQTAIIIGALMGMLSSLLCFQYGQTRIWFAMSRDGLLPGIFSTVHARFKTPHWSTWIAGFAVGLPAAFVDIGDAADLSNIGTLFAFVLVSMGVIFLRRTQPDRPRGFRVPLVPLFPLISVVLCGGLMTGLTVITWVRFFVWLGLGLLVYFLYSRRHSEFSKN, encoded by the coding sequence TTGGCACGCGGAACTGCAATTAACAACCTCCCACGAACTGGCTCCCAGCTCCTGGCCCGCAAATCCATCGACAAGCTGATTGCCGAATCACAGCAGGAGGGACATCGGCTTAAGAAGAGCCTCGGCCCCTGGAGCCTGACCGCACTCGGGATCGGCGCCATTATCGGTTCCGGCATCTTTGTCCTGACGGGAACTGCGGCCGCCGGCGAGCACTTCGAGATCCCCTCCATTCTCCACGCACAGGTTCTCGATCTCATCGTCAATCTGTTCCAGCACGGCAGCTCTGCCGGCGTGTTGATGCACGGCCGCCCGCCTGCTGGTCCCGCGATCGCTCTCTCCTTCGTGCTGGTGGCGATTGCCTGCAGCTTCGCCGGTCTCTGCTACGCCGAACTGGCCTCGATGATCCCCATCGCGGGCAGCGCCTACACGTATTCGTACGCCACGCTGGGCGAGATCTTTGCCTGGATCATCGGCTGGGACCTGATTCTCGAATATGCAGTAAGCAACGTTGCTGTCGCAGTCGGCTTCAGCGGATATCTCAAGGCGCAACTCGCCGCTTTCGGTTGGGTGCTGCCCGACAAGTGGTCCAGCGCGGTCTGGGCATCGGGCCATTGGACCGGCGCTTACTTCAATCTTCCTGCGTTCCTCATTGTAATGATCCTCACCGTGCTGTTAATCCGCGGGGTGCGCGAATCCGCCGAGACCAACAACGTGATGGTCACCATCAAAATCCTGGCCATCTTTGTATTTTTGATCATCGGTGGAATGCTGGTCCGCCCCGCCAACTGGCATCCCTTCGCGCCTTCCGGTTTTGCCGGTATCGTCACCGGCGGCGCCATCATTTTTTTCACTTACATTGGCTTCGATTCCGTTTCCACTGCCGCTGAAGAAGCGCGCAACCCGCAAAAAGACATCCCCTTCGGCATCATCGCCTCGCTTGTGGTCTGCACTATTCTTTATGTGGGCGTGGCCGTGGTCTTACTTGGAATGATGAAGTACACCACGTTCGCCGAGGGCGCCGCCGCTGAAGCCCCGGTGGCTTATGCCCTGAAGCAGCTTGGTGCACGTCCGATTTTTCAAACCGCTATCATCATCGGTGCCCTCATGGGCATGTTGTCTTCGCTGCTCTGCTTTCAGTACGGCCAAACCCGCATCTGGTTCGCCATGTCTCGCGATGGTCTGTTGCCTGGCATCTTCTCCACGGTGCACGCGCGTTTCAAAACCCCGCACTGGTCTACCTGGATCGCTGGATTCGCCGTCGGCCTGCCGGCGGCATTCGTCGATATAGGCGACGCCGCCGATCTCTCGAACATCGGCACTTTGTTTGCCTTCGTGCTGGTCTCTATGGGAGTGATCTTCCTCCGCCGGACGCAGCCCGACCGCCCGCGGGGATTTCGTGTGCCGCTGGTCCCGCTGTTCCCTCTGATTTCAGTCGTCCTCTGCGGAGGACTGATGACTGGCCTGACCGTCATCACCTGGGTGCGCTTCTTCGTCTGGCTCGGTCTGGGATTGTTGGTGTACTTCCTCTATAGCCGACGACATAGCGAGTTCAGCAAAAACTAG
- a CDS encoding UvrD-helicase domain-containing protein, translated as MHLLDQLNPQQREAVVTTEGPLLILAGAGSGKTRVITYRIAYLLEEKGVRPESVLAVTFTNKAAQEMAERVEKLVGGFSVTRPLVSTFHSLCVRILRRDIEALRVGEVGYRKDFAIYDETDQLSVVKAAIRRLGLDDKQLTPRSAQARISWAKNHMLDPQEVYLHSGDPKTEQIAHVYEIYRQELRKANALDFDDLLLETVRLLKSSEEVRHYYTRRFQYVLIDEYQDTNRPQYELMRLLAGEHHNVCAVGDEDQSIYSWRGADIRNILEFERDFPNARIVRLEQNYRSTHPILQAASSVVANNIHRKGKNLWTSREGGSHIGYYEAPDGENEALFAADYVNRYIQQARQKGLESPRAAVLYRTNAQSRLFEEAMRRYQLKYHVVGGFSFYERAEIKDMIAYLKLIQNPDDSIAFLRVVNTPARGIGKGTTDVLDKLAIETGSSLWRATGQAIANMLVPARAVAALKTFRDIIEGGRAMLEGTYPQWLGFAEDRSDSDAADRSEPEQQPRPATTAELLKYLLDRTGYIKSLEEEDTPESLARIENLRELVNAAMDSRDRGENIQEFLDHAALVSDADQYDARAQITLMTLHAAKGLEFPLVVLAGLEEGLFPHSRTFLHPDDIEEERRLAYVGMTRAMDHLVLSWARYRRRYGTDMPEASVPSRFLEEVPATLLEDLGSPGKRHIAALPDREERYSPGDDHDFGTPHYAYEDEDQSRISRSRAQPARRSSYAGPTYNSIENIAEFFASRGKKFSRPKMEVEPTKGKKGFRPGQRVRHPKYGEGTVFKREGDGDDAKITVQFPRFGVKKLVEKYAQLESC; from the coding sequence TTGCATCTCCTCGATCAACTCAATCCCCAGCAACGCGAAGCTGTGGTCACGACCGAAGGCCCGCTGCTGATCCTGGCTGGAGCCGGAAGCGGCAAGACTCGCGTCATCACCTATCGGATCGCCTACCTGCTGGAGGAGAAAGGAGTGCGGCCGGAATCGGTTCTCGCAGTCACATTCACCAACAAAGCCGCGCAGGAGATGGCCGAGCGAGTCGAGAAGCTGGTTGGCGGCTTCAGCGTTACCCGCCCGCTGGTCTCAACGTTTCACTCGCTGTGTGTTCGAATTCTGCGGCGCGACATCGAAGCGCTGCGCGTCGGTGAGGTGGGCTACCGCAAAGACTTTGCCATTTACGACGAAACCGACCAGCTCTCGGTGGTGAAGGCCGCCATCCGTCGTCTCGGGCTCGACGACAAGCAGCTCACGCCGCGTTCCGCGCAGGCGCGTATTTCCTGGGCCAAAAATCACATGCTCGATCCGCAGGAGGTGTACCTGCACTCCGGCGATCCCAAGACCGAGCAGATCGCCCATGTCTACGAGATCTACCGCCAGGAATTGCGCAAGGCCAACGCGCTCGATTTCGACGACCTGCTGCTGGAAACCGTCCGCCTGCTGAAGTCTTCCGAAGAGGTCCGCCACTACTACACCCGCCGCTTCCAGTATGTCCTCATCGACGAATACCAGGACACGAACCGCCCGCAATACGAGCTTATGCGGTTGCTCGCCGGCGAGCATCACAACGTCTGCGCCGTCGGCGATGAAGACCAGTCCATCTACTCCTGGCGCGGAGCCGACATTCGCAATATCCTCGAATTCGAGCGCGACTTCCCCAACGCCCGCATCGTACGCCTGGAGCAGAACTACCGCTCCACGCACCCGATCCTGCAGGCTGCCTCATCGGTCGTCGCCAACAACATTCACCGCAAGGGCAAGAATCTCTGGACATCGCGCGAGGGCGGCTCACATATCGGTTACTACGAGGCTCCCGACGGCGAGAATGAAGCGCTGTTCGCTGCCGACTACGTGAACCGCTACATTCAGCAGGCCCGCCAAAAAGGGCTAGAGAGCCCGCGCGCCGCCGTGCTCTACCGCACCAACGCGCAGTCGCGGCTGTTTGAAGAGGCGATGCGGCGCTACCAGCTCAAGTATCACGTCGTGGGCGGTTTTTCATTTTACGAGCGCGCCGAGATCAAGGACATGATCGCCTACCTCAAGCTCATCCAGAATCCAGATGACTCCATCGCCTTTCTGCGCGTCGTAAATACTCCCGCGCGCGGCATCGGCAAAGGCACGACGGATGTCCTCGATAAGCTGGCCATCGAAACCGGGTCTTCCCTATGGCGCGCTACCGGCCAGGCAATTGCCAACATGCTGGTCCCGGCGCGTGCTGTCGCTGCGCTCAAGACATTTCGCGACATCATCGAGGGCGGCCGCGCCATGCTGGAAGGTACTTACCCGCAGTGGCTCGGGTTCGCCGAAGACAGAAGCGACTCCGATGCCGCTGATCGTTCCGAACCCGAGCAGCAGCCTCGTCCGGCAACCACGGCTGAGCTTTTGAAATATCTCCTCGACCGCACCGGCTACATCAAATCACTCGAAGAGGAAGACACGCCCGAGTCGCTGGCGCGAATCGAGAATCTTCGAGAACTTGTAAACGCCGCCATGGATTCTCGCGACCGCGGCGAAAACATCCAGGAATTCCTCGACCACGCTGCTCTTGTCAGCGACGCCGATCAGTACGATGCGCGTGCCCAGATCACGCTCATGACCCTGCACGCCGCCAAGGGCCTGGAATTTCCGCTGGTCGTTCTGGCAGGCCTGGAGGAGGGCCTCTTCCCGCATTCGCGCACATTCCTCCATCCCGATGACATTGAAGAAGAGCGCCGCCTCGCCTATGTAGGAATGACGCGGGCAATGGATCACCTGGTTCTCAGTTGGGCGCGCTATCGCCGCCGTTACGGCACAGACATGCCGGAAGCCAGCGTGCCTTCTCGTTTCCTCGAAGAAGTTCCCGCGACGCTTCTCGAAGACCTGGGTTCCCCCGGAAAGCGTCACATTGCAGCGCTGCCGGATCGCGAGGAACGCTACAGTCCGGGTGACGATCACGATTTCGGCACTCCTCACTATGCCTACGAAGATGAGGACCAAAGCCGAATTTCCCGCTCACGAGCGCAACCGGCGCGCCGGTCTTCATACGCCGGCCCGACGTATAACTCCATCGAGAACATCGCTGAGTTCTTTGCGTCGCGAGGCAAAAAATTCTCACGCCCGAAAATGGAGGTCGAACCCACGAAGGGAAAGAAGGGCTTTCGTCCCGGGCAGCGCGTCCGCCACCCCAAATACGGTGAGGGCACCGTTTTCAAACGCGAGGGCGATGGGGACGACGCCAAGATTACGGTACAATTTCCACGCTTCGGCGTGAAAAAGCTGGTAGAAAAATACGCTCAGTTGGAAAGCTGCTGA
- the rpsL gene encoding 30S ribosomal protein S12, which produces MPTFNQLVRIGRERPKYKTASPALQSSPQKRGVCTRVYTQTPKKPNSALRKVARVRLTNGIEVTTYIPGIGHNLQEHSIVLIRGGRVKDLPGVRYHVIRGTLDAIGVANRKQGRSKYGAKRPKA; this is translated from the coding sequence GTGCCTACGTTTAATCAGTTGGTGCGAATTGGGCGGGAACGGCCCAAGTACAAAACGGCGAGCCCGGCGTTGCAGTCGTCTCCGCAGAAGCGGGGCGTTTGCACGCGCGTATACACGCAGACGCCAAAAAAGCCTAACTCCGCGCTGCGCAAAGTGGCTCGGGTTCGGCTGACCAATGGCATCGAAGTGACCACCTACATCCCCGGCATTGGCCACAACCTGCAGGAGCACTCGATCGTGCTGATTCGCGGCGGCCGCGTGAAGGATCTGCCAGGGGTGCGGTATCACGTGATCCGAGGAACGCTGGATGCGATAGGAGTGGCCAACCGCAAACAGGGCCGGTCAAAGTATGGGGCCAAACGGCCGAAGGCGTAA
- the rpsG gene encoding 30S ribosomal protein S7 encodes MPRKGYIAKRQVTADPVYNSELVTKFVNSLMWEGKKSTAEGVFYGAMNKVQEKGGDEAIKIFKKAVENCKPLLEVKTRRVGGANYQVPVEVNADRRTSLAIRWLITYARTRAEKGMVDKLTNELLDAANNRGGAVKKREDVHRMAEANKAFAHYRW; translated from the coding sequence ATGCCGAGAAAAGGATACATAGCAAAGCGCCAGGTGACGGCGGATCCGGTCTACAACTCCGAGCTGGTCACCAAGTTTGTGAACTCCCTGATGTGGGAAGGCAAGAAGAGCACCGCCGAGGGCGTGTTCTACGGCGCCATGAATAAGGTGCAGGAAAAGGGCGGCGATGAGGCGATCAAGATCTTCAAGAAGGCGGTGGAGAACTGCAAGCCCCTGCTGGAAGTGAAGACCCGGCGCGTAGGCGGCGCGAACTATCAGGTTCCGGTGGAAGTGAACGCCGACCGCCGCACGTCGCTGGCGATTCGCTGGCTGATCACGTATGCGCGCACTCGGGCCGAAAAGGGCATGGTGGACAAGCTCACTAATGAGTTGCTGGACGCCGCCAATAATCGCGGCGGCGCGGTGAAGAAGCGCGAAGACGTTCACCGCATGGCAGAAGCCAACAAGGCTTTTGCGCACTATCGCTGGTAA